GACCGCTGAGGCGGGACGCGTCGACCACTGGTTCCTGGAGCCCCGCTGGCACACCGCTCCCCGAGACCAGGCGGCCACCGCCTCCCCCGCACCGGGAAACTGGCTCGTCGTCGGGGAAGGCGACGGCTCCGCGGCGGAGCTGGCCGACCGGCTCCGCACGGCGGGGGCGCAGGCCCATGTGGTCGACACTCCGCTCGCTGACGATGCTGACGACGCTGACGTCGGCGCCTGCGGTCACGACGGCGGTCACGGCCGTGACAGGGCTGACCGCACTGGCTTGACTGACGGCAGCGGCGGCGGCGTCCGCGGCACCTTGCGGCACGCGCTCCGCGCGGCCTGGACCGAGTCGCCGCCCGGACGTTCGGCGGAACCCGACGCGGTGGTGGTGCTCTGCCCACCCCCCGCCGACGACCCGGAGCCCGCAGTGCGCGGTCTGCTCCGCACCCGCCGCCTCCTCGCCACGGTCCAGACCGTGCTCGCCGGCCTCCCCCGCCCTCCGCGGCTGTTCGTCGTCACCCGCGGAGCCCAGACCGTACGCGCCACGGAGACGGGCGACCCCGGGCAGAGCGCCCTTCGCGGGCCGGTACGGGTACTCGCCTACGAGCACCCGGAACTGCGCGCGACCCACCTCGACGCCGACCCGGCGGACACCGCACTGCACGACGCGGCCGACGAACTGCTCAACGCCGGTCCGGAGGACGAGATCGCCCTGCGCGGCGGCCGCCGCCACGTCGCCCGGCTGGAGTACACGCCGCTCACCGAGACCGAGCGCACCCTGGCCACCACCCGGACCGTCCGCTACGGCACGGACCGCTTCCGCCTGCGCATCGGCCGCTTCGGCGACCTGGACGGCCTCGAACCGGTCGTCGCGGACCGGACGCCGCCACGCGCCGGGGAGGTGGAGGTACGGGTCGCCGCCGCGGCGCTCAACTTCCGCGACGTGCTGACGGCGATGGGGCTGCTGGCCGACGACGACGAGGCGAGGGACCGCATCGGCTTCGAATGCGCGGGGACGGTCACCGCCGTGGGGCCGGGTGTGCGAACCGCCCGCCCCGGCGACGACGTCCTCGCCGTCGATCTCCGCGGTGGCGCCTTCGGCACCTTCCTCACGGTCCCCGAGCACTCCGTCGCACCGCTTCCGGCCGAACTCGGCCCCACCGCCGCGGCGGCGCTGCCGGCCGCGTACGCCACCGCCTGGTACGCGCTGCGCCGCGTCGCCGGGCTCACCGCGGGTGAACGGGTCCTCATCCACTCCGCGACCGGCGGAACCGGACTGGCGGCCGTCGCCGTCGCCCGGATGACGGGCGCGGAGGTCCTGGCCACGGCGGGCTCGCCGGAGAAGCGCGCCCATCTCCGCGGCATGGGCATCGAGCACGTCATGGACTCCCGGTCGACCGCCTTCGGCGCGCGGACACGAGCCGCGACCGGCGGCGAAGGCGTGGACGTCGTCCTGAACTCGCTGTCCGGGCCGGGTATCCGCGCCGGGCTCGAAGCCCTGCGCCCGTTCGGCCGGTTCGTCGAGCTCGGCGTACGGGACATCCTGGCCGACGCCCCCGTCGGGCTCGGTCCGTTCCGCGACAACATCACCCTCAGCACCGTCGACCTGATCCAGCTGCAGCGGGAGAGGCCCGAGGTGTTCGCCGCCGTTCTGCGCGAGGTGCTCGCCGAGATCGCCTCGGGGCGGCTCGCCCCCCTGCCCCACCGGACGTACCCCCTGGAGCGGTCCACGGAGGCGTTCCGCCTGATGGCCGGCGCCGGCCATATCGGCAAGATCGTCCTGACCGTCCCGGAGCGGGGCGAGACCCGTGCACGAGCCGACCGCGAGCCGTCGCCGGTCCACTCCGACGGCTCCTACATCGTCACCGGCGGGCTGCGCGGTGTGGGACTGGAGACGGCCCGCTGGCTCGCGGCGCGGGGCGCCGGCCATGTGGTCGTCAACGGCCGCTCGGCCGGGCCGCGTTCCACCTCGGCGGCACTGGACGAGCTGCGGGCCGGGGGCACACGGGTCACCGTCGTCCTCGGCGACATCGCCGAGCCCGGTACGGCGGAACGGCTCGTGGCCGCCGCCACCGCGGACGGCCTGCGGCTGCGGGGCCTGGTGCACGCCGCGATGGTGCTCGACGACGCCGTGGTCACCAACATCTCCGACGACCAGCTGACGGCGGTCTGGCGCCCCAAGGCGGTCGGGGCGTGGCGACTGCACGAGGCCACCGCCGGTCACACCCCGGACTGGTTCGTCGTGTACTCGTCGATGGCGTCCCTGCTGGGCAACCCGGGGCAGGGGGCCTACGCCGCCGCCAACGCCTGGCTCGACGGGTTCGCCGCCTGGCGCACCGGACGCGGCCTGCCCACCCTCGCCGTCAACTGGGGCCCCTGGGGTGAGACCGGGGCCGCGGTGGACTTCGCCGACCGCGGCTACCGGACCATCCCCACGCAGCACGGGCTCCAGGCGCTCGGCTCCCTGCTGGTGCACCGGCGCACCCGTACCGGCGTGATCCCCGGCGAGCCGGAGACCTGGATCCTCCCGGCGGTCCGGCAGTCGTCGCTGTTCGGCCTGCTCACCGACGACGGGGCCGCACCGGCCGAGCCGGACACCGCCGCCCCGGACATCCGCGGCAGACTCGCCTCCCTCCCCCCGGGACTCGCCCGCCGCGCCGAGTTGGAGGAGTACCTCACCGGCCATATCCGCGCGGTGCTCCGGCTCGGCGACGGCACCGTCCTCGACCCCCAGACGCCCCTCAAGTCCCTCGGCTTCGACTCGCTGCTCTCGCTGGAGCTGCGGACCCGGCTCGAGGCGGGACTCGGCATCAAGATCGCCGGTGACTTCGTCTACCAGCACCCGACGCTCGCGGCCCTCGCCGCGGGCCTGGCCGGTCACATGGGCCTCCCGCTAGAGGAGCACGCGGAGTCCTGAGCCCGTGGGAGAGGGGCGGGCGCGGCCCGCCGGGGCTCGCACCCGCGCCCCGGCACCGCTCCCTCCCCTCCTGCGCCCCACCCTCCTCAGCCCACACGCTCCTCAGCTCACATGCTCCTGAGCCCCCCACCCTCATGAGCCCCACCCGTGCAAGGCCGACGGAGACCCACCATGAGCCCCTCGAACCTCGTGCTCCTCGAAGGCGGTCCCGACGACCTGCCCCAGGTCTGGCCCCTGCCCTCCGGCGGGTGCCGGGAGCCAATCAAGATTCCGCGTCACAACGCCTACGAACACTTCGAGTTCGCGGACCGCCACCGCACCCTGCACGGCGAACGCCTGCCGGTCTACCGCTGGGTCTACCGCACGTACATCGCGGAGTGACCCGAGCGCGGCACGGGGCGGGGCGGGGCGGTGCGGTGCGCCGGCTGGTCGACGAGCCGGCCTCTCGTGCCCATGCCGACGGCCTCCAACTGACGGGTGCGGGTGGGCCGCTGCAGCCGGGGTGGTTCTCGGACCCCGTATCGCCCCTGGCCCTTCCGGCACCGTCTCGACCGCCCCCGGGTTCCCTCGTTGCCCCCGATGGCCCTGTGCGATCATGCGAACACGGCCCGAGGGGGGGCGCTACGGCAGGCTGCGAAGACAAGGAGCGCGGTGTGGGCGCGGGTGGGGAGCGAAAAGGTTCGTCCATGTCCGACGAGGAGTGGGAACGGTTCCTACGCGAGTCGGTGGCGGGAGTCGCCGACGCGCCCAAGGAACCATCGGCCCGCGCACGGCGCGTGGCGAACGACCGGCGAGACGGGTCCGCCCCTCCACCGGGCTGGCGCACCTATACGCCCGCCCGACCCAGGCGGAGGAAGGGCTGGTACATGGCGGGGCTGCTCACCTCGGTGCTGCTGCTGGCCGTGGCCCTGGCCCCGGCGCAGATAGTCGACTTGTTCAGCGGCGACCCTGCGGAGTCCCGGCCGCTGGCAGCCGAGACGGGGCGCCCGGAACACGCGCCTCCCGCCGACCCGGCCCTGCCGCCCACCCCTGATGAACCGTTCAGGGGATCGCCGGCGGCGCTCTGGGCGAGCGGAGCCGCGGGCATCACGGTGCCCGAGGCCAAAGCCACCGGATGGATGAGCACGGCCCAGGTGAAGCACGCCCTGGAAGCGACCCGAACCTTCCTGGTCGCCTCCAATCTGGATCCCGGAGTGCTGCGCGGTCAGCGCCCCGACAAGGCGATGAGTCTGATCAACCCGCACCAGGAGGACGTACAGGCGTTTCTGCGCACCGCCTTTCGGACACCCGGCGAAGACCATGACCCCCTCCTGCTCTTCAGCCGCTTCAACACCTCGCAAGCACGCCCGGTCGGAGATGTGGTCAAGACGCGCGGGCGGATCAGCTATGCGGCAGGTGAACGCGGTGCGCTCCAGGTGACCGCCGATGTCACCTTCGTCTATCCGGTGACGAGTGCAGCGGGGGACGGCGACGACATCGTGCGCACCATCGTGCGCCGCGAGATAGCGATGAGCTGGGACGATCCAGCCAAGGTCATCACGGAGCCCGGCACCTTCTCACTCTCGTCGTACAAGCTCGACATGACCAACGGCGGCTGCGGCAGTCCCACCGGCTACTTCACCCCGGTCTTCGGGGCAGAGCAGCCCCCGAGCGCGGCCGGTGCCGCAGTCGACCCCTACGACCGCAGTGCACCGATTGACCAGGGCGGTGCGGGCGCCGGTGACGGCTGCCGGACCGCCACACGATCCTGAGTGCCCTACGGGCGGACGGCGGGCGAGGACTTCGGCCGCT
The Streptomyces tirandamycinicus DNA segment above includes these coding regions:
- a CDS encoding DUF5988 family protein, with translation MSPSNLVLLEGGPDDLPQVWPLPSGGCREPIKIPRHNAYEHFEFADRHRTLHGERLPVYRWVYRTYIAE